A genomic stretch from Erysipelothrix sp. HDW6C includes:
- a CDS encoding leucine-rich repeat domain-containing protein — protein MQEKMINYIKNGSKVAVLLALLLTGVTKINASEASDEKDESAKKISTEIERIDSQLPSNITEIEVEKDVLITAESTEVEQVSEFNEKSIVGRITDLFQDQNLAEAVAVTLGYSSVDENLTTEDVQKLTILKANDAGIKSLEGIQILTNIRSITLQRNEITNLSPLDSLPKLIGLDLSSNNISDIGTLETIPSLISIAFSDNQISDISALAPLTKLKTVYLSRNLITDMSPLAGLVSIATLSLESNKIEDISYLSTLKGLVNLYISNGQGSFANLEPLSTLENLKELYSSNNQIVDISPLKNISSLEKVVLYSNRITDIEPLQGLSNLSFITLSYNNINDISALEGLTNVTQLYLRGNYIHDISPISNYYQNLTDYDFRDQTIKLDSTKLMSNVSVSNPIINIDQKNTEITFSRISDGGVSSNEGISWSGLINQQRTSFNFNNGDMFTGTVYHPFKQVDVHVAFIDESGVQLLSPQAVTYEIDETFTISAPKIDGYEVVDNELFEGAANTQSKHTFVYMKITLPNDTNETPIDQNLNTDTDQNIQNANKADETATLPKTGIQNTGSLVMVLGVILTGSGVLLVLRKNQLSKK, from the coding sequence GCTGTTCTTTTAGCGCTACTACTAACAGGAGTAACGAAAATTAACGCAAGTGAAGCAAGTGATGAGAAGGATGAATCAGCAAAAAAAATTTCCACTGAGATAGAACGAATTGATTCTCAGCTCCCTTCTAATATTACTGAAATTGAAGTTGAAAAAGATGTACTGATTACCGCTGAATCCACTGAAGTGGAACAAGTTTCAGAATTTAATGAAAAATCAATTGTTGGAAGAATTACGGATTTATTTCAAGATCAAAATTTGGCTGAAGCTGTAGCTGTGACACTCGGGTACTCATCTGTAGACGAAAATCTAACAACTGAAGATGTGCAAAAGCTTACGATTCTTAAGGCTAATGATGCAGGAATAAAATCTCTGGAAGGAATTCAAATTCTAACAAATATTCGCTCTATCACACTACAAAGAAATGAGATTACGAATTTATCACCCTTGGATTCGTTACCTAAATTGATTGGTCTTGACCTATCGTCCAATAACATTAGTGACATTGGAACCCTTGAGACAATCCCATCACTAATTAGTATTGCATTTAGTGATAACCAAATTTCAGATATATCAGCACTAGCACCGCTCACAAAACTTAAAACAGTATATCTATCTAGAAATTTGATAACAGATATGTCGCCACTCGCAGGACTCGTTTCAATCGCAACACTAAGTTTAGAATCAAATAAAATCGAAGATATAAGTTATTTATCAACTTTAAAAGGTTTAGTGAATCTATACATTAGTAATGGTCAGGGAAGTTTTGCTAATCTAGAACCACTGTCAACTCTTGAAAATCTAAAAGAACTATACAGTTCAAATAACCAAATTGTTGATATCAGTCCGCTTAAGAATATTAGTAGTCTTGAGAAAGTGGTATTGTATAGTAATAGAATTACGGATATTGAGCCACTTCAAGGTCTTTCAAATCTTTCATTTATAACATTGAGCTACAATAATATCAACGACATTAGCGCACTTGAAGGGCTGACAAATGTAACTCAATTATATCTAAGAGGAAATTATATTCATGATATTAGTCCGATATCAAACTACTACCAAAATCTGACAGACTATGACTTTAGAGATCAAACCATTAAATTAGACTCAACAAAACTGATGAGTAATGTTAGTGTTTCAAATCCAATTATTAATATTGATCAAAAGAACACAGAAATTACTTTCAGTAGAATCAGTGATGGCGGGGTTTCTTCGAATGAAGGTATTTCATGGAGTGGTTTAATTAACCAACAACGTACTAGTTTCAACTTTAATAATGGAGACATGTTCACGGGAACGGTCTACCATCCATTTAAACAGGTCGATGTTCATGTAGCGTTTATTGACGAGAGCGGAGTCCAATTGTTGAGTCCTCAAGCAGTAACATATGAGATAGATGAGACATTCACGATATCTGCGCCGAAAATTGATGGATATGAGGTTGTTGATAATGAACTATTTGAAGGTGCAGCAAATACACAAAGCAAGCACACGTTTGTGTATATGAAAATCACCCTTCCTAATGATACAAATGAAACACCAATTGATCAGAATTTAAACACAGATACTGATCAAAACATACAAAATGCCAACAAAGCTGATGAAACAGCAACCTTGCCTAAAACAGGAATTCAAAACACGGGTAGTTTAGTGATGGTGTTGGGTGTAATACTTACCGGTTCTGGTGTTCTATTAGTGTTAAGAAAAAATCAACTGTCTAAAAAATAA
- a CDS encoding Hsp70 family protein — MLIGIDLGTTNCLVSIRKDGKTVLVPNEFNEFLTPTAIHISHNAEITIGKIALEKKIEEPSRTVSLFKRSMGSDLKYKVGDTRYTSLELSSFMIRKLVADVERFTGETVTEAIISVPAYFTDQQRNATRNCGILAGVKVDRIINEPSAAVLTKLDNDKNEGIFVVFDFGGGTLDVTVVDVFDKIVEILTVSGDNALGGSDIDRLIFEDVLNKYPQLRKGGRQIEEIILKKSEKLKIKLSETDCASFQINFSDEVLQYELSKNKLTLICRPLLLRIRKVIASALGDAGYTINDVDDVVCVGGSSKSYIINEYLKQLFQVEINQNVNPDEAIVYGLGEMIAIMNRESGKRDIVITDVCPFSLGTSILGDIFSQIIPKNTTLPVSMTKSYVTVRDNQKKIHFEVLQGDNMIGSLNEKLSSFEVPVTRLPQGEAQVFVTYGYDINGILTIHAVHEKENGKEEVSMTLKTNSFVSDDEIKKSRTKLEKIKPKVYAYSVRQEALLMRLNNASIESSAYQKDIILKLYQDFIECIHNESPKTSVEMERKISQVLNDFDDNKLDVFHLIKDKSRRS; from the coding sequence ATGTTAATTGGTATAGACTTAGGGACTACGAACTGCCTAGTGAGTATTCGTAAAGACGGGAAAACTGTATTGGTGCCCAACGAATTCAATGAATTTCTGACACCGACCGCAATTCATATCAGCCATAATGCAGAAATTACGATTGGAAAAATCGCTCTTGAGAAGAAGATTGAAGAGCCTTCGAGGACAGTAAGTCTTTTCAAACGTAGTATGGGAAGCGATTTGAAGTATAAGGTTGGTGATACAAGATATACCTCGCTAGAACTCTCCTCTTTTATGATAAGAAAACTGGTTGCGGATGTTGAGAGATTTACTGGAGAAACGGTAACGGAAGCTATTATCTCAGTACCGGCATACTTTACCGACCAACAACGTAATGCAACTCGAAATTGTGGAATTCTAGCGGGTGTCAAAGTTGATAGAATTATTAATGAACCATCCGCAGCAGTTCTCACAAAACTTGATAACGATAAAAATGAAGGGATTTTTGTTGTATTTGATTTTGGTGGGGGCACACTGGATGTTACAGTGGTCGATGTTTTTGATAAGATTGTTGAGATTCTGACAGTATCAGGTGATAACGCATTGGGAGGTAGTGATATTGACCGATTAATTTTTGAAGATGTATTAAACAAGTATCCTCAACTCAGAAAGGGTGGACGACAGATTGAAGAAATAATTCTCAAGAAAAGTGAGAAACTAAAAATTAAACTTTCAGAAACTGATTGTGCCTCATTTCAAATCAATTTTAGTGATGAAGTACTACAATATGAACTCAGTAAAAATAAACTAACGCTTATTTGTAGGCCGTTGTTATTAAGAATTAGAAAAGTAATTGCGAGTGCACTTGGGGATGCGGGATATACGATCAATGATGTTGATGATGTTGTCTGTGTAGGTGGTTCGAGCAAATCATATATAATTAACGAGTATCTCAAACAACTGTTTCAAGTGGAAATTAATCAGAATGTCAACCCTGATGAAGCCATAGTATATGGTCTTGGTGAGATGATTGCCATAATGAATAGAGAATCGGGCAAAAGAGATATTGTAATTACAGATGTCTGTCCATTTTCACTTGGGACTTCAATATTGGGCGACATTTTCTCACAAATAATTCCCAAAAATACGACACTCCCAGTTTCGATGACAAAGAGCTATGTCACAGTGAGGGATAATCAAAAAAAGATACATTTTGAGGTGTTGCAAGGAGATAACATGATTGGATCTTTGAACGAGAAATTGTCGTCCTTCGAAGTCCCTGTGACACGCCTTCCTCAAGGTGAAGCTCAAGTTTTTGTTACATATGGTTATGACATCAATGGAATTTTAACGATACATGCTGTACATGAAAAAGAGAATGGTAAAGAAGAGGTCTCCATGACTCTAAAAACTAATAGTTTTGTAAGTGATGACGAAATTAAAAAGAGCCGAACGAAGCTCGAGAAAATTAAACCGAAAGTTTATGCATACTCAGTGCGGCAAGAGGCATTACTGATGCGTCTCAATAACGCTTCGATCGAATCGAGTGCGTATCAGAAAGATATTATCTTAAAACTATATCAAGATTTCATCGAATGCATTCATAACGAAAGTCCGAAGACCTCGGTTGAAATGGAACGCAAAATTTCACAAGTTCTAAACGATTTCGATGACAATAAACTAGATGTTTTTCATTTAATAAAAGATAAAAGCAGACGAAGTTAG
- a CDS encoding J domain-containing protein: MNFDGMTIWEILEISETDDEHIIRKAYSKVVKQYHPEENPELFKKVYKAYKIAISIAKHKRLWNAQSHDDSMFEGQVEDEFSPLPNQAVSEMTVVETVETNNIESAIPFEEMDINSEQLSLIDAVYPMVFQLRSLLEDYREDEADVIITKLANRNAFDDEGIVNAIIDQILNIELYIRYDSVPVKAIQRIADMISVSNVIDSVTFDAFLMHIRKLSILNQISNFTFMRTKEEIHGENIEIPFETKKILSEIDDFNDVIHWIEKEELDILKRPHLRNDVTVFLYLMLHMYEDRPEYKHIVQMRNALLIKAYQEDKFENLDVPSKVWIIMCIILIGFLVLVLFGIGLATM, translated from the coding sequence ATGAATTTTGACGGTATGACAATATGGGAAATATTAGAAATTAGCGAAACAGATGATGAACATATCATTAGAAAAGCGTATTCAAAAGTTGTTAAACAATACCATCCAGAAGAAAATCCCGAGTTATTTAAGAAAGTATATAAAGCATACAAAATTGCGATATCTATTGCTAAGCACAAGAGGCTATGGAATGCACAATCACACGATGATTCAATGTTTGAAGGCCAAGTTGAAGATGAATTCTCACCATTGCCAAATCAAGCAGTCTCAGAAATGACTGTTGTTGAAACAGTTGAGACAAATAACATCGAATCAGCCATCCCATTTGAGGAAATGGACATTAACAGTGAACAACTAAGTCTAATCGATGCGGTGTATCCGATGGTATTTCAGTTACGTTCATTGTTAGAGGATTATCGAGAAGATGAAGCAGATGTTATAATTACTAAACTCGCAAATCGAAATGCGTTTGATGATGAGGGAATTGTGAATGCAATCATCGACCAAATTCTAAACATTGAGTTGTACATAAGATATGATTCTGTTCCAGTCAAAGCGATTCAGCGTATCGCAGACATGATTTCTGTAAGCAATGTAATTGATTCTGTGACGTTCGATGCATTTCTAATGCATATAAGAAAGCTAAGTATTTTGAATCAGATTTCAAATTTTACTTTTATGCGAACCAAAGAAGAGATACATGGAGAAAATATTGAAATTCCTTTTGAAACAAAAAAGATTCTTAGTGAAATTGATGATTTCAATGATGTGATCCACTGGATAGAAAAGGAAGAACTTGATATCTTGAAGCGTCCGCATCTACGCAACGATGTAACTGTATTTTTGTATCTGATGCTTCACATGTATGAAGACAGACCAGAGTATAAACATATTGTACAAATGCGTAACGCATTACTAATTAAAGCATATCAAGAGGATAAGTTCGAAAATTTAGATGTACCTTCCAAAGTATGGATAATAATGTGTATCATACTAATAGGGTTTCTAGTTCTTGTATTATTCGGCATTGGGTTGGCAACCATGTAG
- a CDS encoding alpha/beta hydrolase has product MINSDTLTLYATPTSKFTLFYFHGGGLIFGSRNDLPKDVITFFNNQAITIIAIDYPLAPEMKFDGILASLKQTLTDVIASGNIQSYGFFGRSAGAFLALQLAAFFKPKFIISFYGYSGNRTDWMSTPNRHYLALPKIPERTLQHLISPTILTSASVGERYSLYVHSRQTGVWLSYLGNSLPTINLDILSPVFAWHSIFDPDVPYIESSTIVQGNPQSVLVSSSHRVHELDVQYFEEIKTSLLDWLNKMLTQ; this is encoded by the coding sequence ATGATTAACAGCGACACATTAACACTCTACGCAACACCCACTTCAAAGTTCACACTTTTCTATTTTCATGGCGGCGGTCTAATTTTTGGATCACGCAACGATTTACCCAAAGATGTGATCACTTTCTTCAACAATCAGGCTATCACAATCATCGCCATTGATTACCCCCTTGCACCTGAGATGAAGTTTGATGGTATTCTAGCAAGTTTAAAGCAAACACTGACGGATGTTATAGCGAGTGGTAATATTCAGTCCTATGGTTTCTTCGGTCGTTCTGCAGGAGCATTTTTAGCGCTACAATTAGCTGCTTTCTTTAAACCAAAGTTTATCATTTCTTTCTACGGTTACAGTGGCAATCGGACAGACTGGATGTCGACACCCAATAGGCACTACCTTGCATTACCAAAAATCCCAGAACGCACTTTGCAACACCTTATTTCCCCTACAATCCTTACAAGCGCATCTGTGGGCGAACGCTATAGTTTGTATGTCCACTCACGACAAACAGGAGTTTGGCTTAGCTATCTTGGTAATTCGCTTCCTACTATAAATCTTGATATATTATCACCTGTATTTGCATGGCATAGCATATTTGATCCTGATGTTCCTTATATTGAATCAAGTACAATCGTCCAGGGCAATCCACAGTCAGTACTGGTTTCAAGTTCTCACAGAGTTCACGAGCTTGATGTCCAATACTTTGAGGAAATCAAGACTTCACTTCTGGATTGGCTAAATAAGATGCTTACACAGTAA
- a CDS encoding PucR family transcriptional regulator, protein MMQYMVKDVLKVPALKSAALLSGKEGIYNEVTDIIVMEAHDIERWLKPGQLVLSSLFSLKESTRQEYADFVAEMKKRGASGLIIKMGRFVDAIPAGLIEGCADHDLPLIQINETVPYSSIILEVMQNLINQKADMLDVYQNVHHEFKTLAMREPESKDVLDVLKKIIGRDVSLYDDVRQCIATTERGALDVEVRDARELFREQYMHYEYFRELIVDGGVMQSRLVCKIPGMDGSPQYLAIREVETFVEMIDFMAIENAASTLQFEGIKQVALSREKESHMNDIVDHIINGKYKDIEELNENALLLKLSLDKKYRVVTWQHFEGKVSSGNRSFQEHTAYMGCTNGIIDSIKSVWPRNAYRIFSNRLTFIVEDNFTTDQAFRDYVEETLTKVFKEHNRGNIVLRVGISDQGNLSDIPRLAAQPLRVVQISDMIHQPSFVVLYKDLGIYRILIELSKENDLNDYVSDIVKTLYEHDPDYFETVRVFLDTNQNYKQTADILFVHPKTVRYRIEKIKELTKLDFDNPEEMLQIMIGIRIFQLLGHSKTTV, encoded by the coding sequence ATGATGCAATACATGGTTAAAGACGTACTAAAAGTTCCCGCTCTAAAGTCCGCAGCATTACTATCGGGGAAAGAAGGGATCTACAACGAAGTAACAGATATCATTGTTATGGAAGCACACGATATTGAACGGTGGTTGAAACCGGGCCAATTGGTATTAAGCAGTCTATTTTCTCTCAAGGAAAGCACACGTCAAGAGTACGCTGATTTTGTTGCGGAAATGAAAAAGCGTGGGGCAAGTGGCTTGATCATAAAAATGGGACGGTTTGTGGATGCAATCCCAGCGGGTTTGATAGAAGGGTGCGCGGATCATGATTTGCCACTCATTCAAATCAACGAAACAGTACCGTACAGTTCAATAATTCTCGAAGTGATGCAAAACCTAATTAACCAGAAAGCAGATATGCTGGATGTTTATCAAAATGTGCATCATGAGTTTAAAACACTGGCCATGCGTGAACCAGAAAGCAAAGATGTTTTGGATGTGTTGAAAAAGATTATTGGACGGGATGTCAGTCTTTATGATGATGTGAGACAATGCATTGCGACAACGGAACGTGGTGCACTGGATGTTGAGGTGCGTGATGCGCGTGAACTGTTTCGCGAACAGTATATGCATTACGAGTACTTCCGTGAATTAATTGTGGACGGTGGCGTCATGCAATCGCGTTTGGTCTGCAAGATACCAGGAATGGATGGATCACCTCAGTATTTAGCGATTCGTGAAGTTGAAACATTTGTCGAAATGATTGATTTTATGGCAATTGAGAATGCCGCAAGTACACTGCAATTTGAAGGAATCAAACAAGTTGCGCTTTCTCGTGAGAAAGAAAGCCATATGAACGATATTGTTGACCACATAATTAATGGTAAATATAAGGATATCGAAGAACTAAATGAGAATGCACTGCTGTTAAAATTATCACTGGATAAAAAGTATCGTGTGGTAACATGGCAACACTTTGAAGGAAAGGTCTCAAGCGGAAATCGCTCGTTTCAAGAACATACTGCATATATGGGATGTACAAACGGTATCATTGATTCTATAAAAAGTGTGTGGCCGCGAAATGCATATCGTATCTTCTCCAATCGATTGACGTTTATTGTTGAGGATAATTTCACAACGGACCAAGCATTTCGGGATTATGTTGAAGAAACATTAACCAAAGTATTTAAGGAGCACAATCGTGGCAACATCGTGCTGCGCGTTGGAATCAGTGATCAAGGTAATTTGAGCGATATTCCTCGCCTTGCCGCACAACCGCTTCGTGTTGTGCAAATTTCTGATATGATTCATCAACCATCATTTGTCGTACTTTATAAAGACTTGGGTATCTACCGTATCTTGATTGAGTTATCAAAGGAAAATGATTTGAATGATTATGTTTCGGATATTGTGAAGACACTGTATGAACACGACCCTGATTATTTTGAGACGGTTCGGGTATTCTTAGATACCAATCAAAACTACAAGCAAACGGCTGATATACTGTTTGTTCACCCAAAGACTGTTCGCTATCGCATTGAAAAGATAAAGGAACTGACCAAATTGGATTTCGATAATCCTGAAGAGATGCTTCAAATCATGATTGGCATTCGTATTTTCCAGCTCTTGGGACATTCTAAAACAACCGTCTAA
- a CDS encoding citrate transporter, with protein sequence MKKRGKKLILILTLVFGLLTIATQSIMALEISEIVAPTGFKAVMVIIPLILVLVLLFLKVDMVLAGAIAAGIAMIIGGVSLAEMNKEVLGAIPTMLTITVPIINSAIAMAVFKAGSYTAALELVNRATKGKVEYVSAFLVILVAAATYMSGIGGGSAMVIAPLAFAAVGAIPELIAGMSIAAAVSFTTSPASLETSITSQLGGFEAATYVDAMRPFWLFFLILAIGIAFVGVKRRKLGFKQSENKEYADMSNGKLFKYTIPAIYLLFSVIFGPLISKVFFSPIVYMIVTVLLIVVCTGLDINKAFSSMIEGSNYILTRLFQVGIFLGFINVIASTGTFAVIANVASAAPTAIVVPVAVLTGILIGVPAGAYVGSILTLVLPIGIALGFTPIQLGFITMGVGLGSQMSFVNITMQALSSGFQIPILQVVKGNIKWLSLASVLLVVASFIFA encoded by the coding sequence ATGAAAAAAAGAGGGAAGAAGCTCATTCTTATTCTGACGCTTGTCTTTGGTTTGTTAACCATAGCAACACAGAGCATCATGGCTTTGGAGATTAGTGAGATTGTTGCACCAACAGGCTTCAAGGCTGTTATGGTCATCATTCCACTAATTCTAGTATTGGTATTGCTATTTCTAAAAGTTGATATGGTCTTGGCGGGTGCAATCGCTGCGGGTATCGCGATGATCATTGGTGGTGTATCACTTGCTGAAATGAACAAAGAGGTGTTGGGAGCAATTCCAACAATGCTTACAATCACGGTTCCTATCATTAACTCCGCGATTGCGATGGCAGTATTTAAGGCAGGAAGTTATACAGCTGCCCTAGAGCTTGTCAACCGAGCTACAAAAGGAAAAGTAGAATATGTATCTGCGTTTCTTGTCATTCTTGTTGCAGCAGCAACCTATATGTCCGGTATCGGTGGTGGTAGTGCAATGGTTATTGCTCCACTAGCATTTGCTGCAGTAGGTGCGATTCCGGAGTTAATTGCCGGTATGTCGATTGCAGCTGCGGTATCGTTTACAACATCACCTGCTTCGCTTGAAACAAGCATTACTTCACAATTGGGTGGATTTGAAGCAGCAACATATGTTGATGCAATGCGTCCATTCTGGTTGTTCTTCTTGATTCTTGCGATTGGTATTGCATTCGTTGGTGTTAAACGTCGTAAGTTGGGATTCAAACAATCTGAGAATAAAGAATATGCAGATATGTCAAATGGGAAACTCTTTAAATATACCATTCCTGCAATCTATCTCTTATTCTCTGTAATCTTTGGACCCCTAATCAGCAAGGTGTTCTTCTCGCCGATTGTTTATATGATTGTTACAGTATTGCTCATTGTTGTATGTACAGGCTTGGATATTAATAAAGCCTTCTCATCAATGATTGAAGGGTCAAATTACATTCTGACACGCTTGTTTCAAGTAGGGATTTTCTTAGGATTCATTAACGTTATCGCAAGCACAGGTACCTTTGCAGTTATCGCAAACGTTGCATCGGCAGCACCGACAGCAATTGTGGTTCCTGTTGCAGTCTTAACGGGAATTCTTATTGGTGTTCCTGCAGGGGCGTATGTCGGCTCCATATTGACGCTTGTCTTGCCAATTGGTATTGCCCTTGGATTTACACCAATTCAACTAGGGTTTATCACCATGGGCGTTGGATTAGGAAGTCAAATGAGTTTCGTTAATATTACCATGCAGGCACTTTCGTCAGGATTCCAAATCCCTATTCTACAAGTCGTTAAGGGAAATATTAAGTGGTTATCACTTGCGAGTGTCTTGTTGGTTGTTGCATCATTTATTTTTGCTTAA
- a CDS encoding amidohydrolase family protein: MDLLFKNVRIDEAGALKDVAVKDGKIVAIEDHVDGDVKRTIEGNGRVLVPGLVESHIHLDKALIANRKPNLSGTLKEAIEVTASLKPTFSAEDIYERATKALKELILPNGVTFMRTHAEFDPSQGFTGFDVIMKIKEEFKDYIDIQVVAFPQEGIFKAPGTEEMMVEAMERGADVVGAVPYNDRDAIEHIDYVFELAQRFNKPIDLHQDFADNADKISIDYLAKKTIETGYQGRVSVGHLTAIAALPPEELQPILELMAEADISVMALPATDLHLGARNDTYNVRRTVTPIRKLRDAGVNVCIATNNIRNAFTPYGTGDIVQTAMLAIPVAHLGGAADLPTVLPMITTNPARALGLDGYGIVVGNNADMVLLDTTSYGDAIIDLPIKSVVVKSGRVTVENSKTTQFGIQ, translated from the coding sequence ATGGATTTACTATTTAAAAATGTTCGTATTGATGAAGCAGGTGCGTTAAAAGATGTTGCTGTCAAAGATGGTAAGATTGTTGCCATTGAGGATCACGTAGATGGCGATGTTAAACGCACGATTGAAGGAAACGGTCGTGTATTGGTACCAGGTCTTGTTGAAAGTCACATTCATTTGGATAAAGCTTTAATTGCGAATCGCAAGCCAAATCTATCAGGAACGCTCAAAGAGGCAATCGAAGTTACGGCATCATTGAAGCCTACGTTCTCAGCTGAAGATATTTATGAACGTGCTACCAAAGCATTGAAAGAATTGATATTACCGAATGGCGTCACATTTATGCGTACACATGCTGAATTTGATCCATCACAAGGATTTACTGGTTTTGATGTTATTATGAAAATCAAAGAAGAGTTCAAAGACTACATTGACATTCAAGTTGTCGCCTTTCCACAAGAAGGAATCTTTAAAGCACCTGGAACAGAGGAAATGATGGTTGAAGCCATGGAACGTGGAGCAGACGTTGTAGGTGCGGTTCCTTATAATGACCGTGATGCAATTGAACATATTGATTATGTGTTTGAACTTGCGCAACGCTTTAATAAGCCCATCGATCTTCACCAAGATTTTGCCGATAATGCCGATAAAATATCAATTGATTACCTTGCAAAGAAAACAATTGAAACGGGGTATCAAGGTCGTGTTTCCGTAGGGCACTTAACTGCAATTGCTGCATTGCCACCCGAAGAGTTACAACCGATTTTGGAACTAATGGCAGAAGCGGATATCAGTGTAATGGCTCTGCCTGCAACTGATCTTCACTTGGGTGCACGTAATGATACATACAATGTGCGCCGTACTGTCACACCAATTCGCAAACTCCGTGATGCGGGAGTCAACGTATGTATTGCAACAAATAACATTCGTAATGCCTTTACACCATATGGTACAGGGGATATTGTTCAAACAGCGATGCTTGCAATCCCAGTAGCTCACCTTGGTGGTGCTGCGGACTTACCAACAGTATTGCCAATGATCACAACAAATCCTGCACGTGCCTTAGGCTTAGATGGTTATGGAATTGTAGTCGGAAATAATGCTGATATGGTTCTTTTGGATACAACATCGTATGGTGATGCCATCATTGACTTACCAATCAAGTCGGTGGTAGTGAAATCAGGACGAGTTACAGTCGAAAATTCAAAAACGACGCAGTTTGGGATTCAATAA